ACGAATGCCTGCATCTTCTCGCCAGCGGCGCTCGTATTGTGGGTCACGTCGATGGTGGCCTCGCCGGCAGCCTGCAGGTTCAGCGTGACCCCAGTCAGCGCATCGTCCACCTCGTTGGTGGCGCGGGTGTAGCTGATGCCGTCCACAGTGAACTGGGCATTCTGGCCCTCCTGGGCCTGTTCCTGCTTGTCCCCGGCAGCGAAGAGGGAGCCGCCGGAGGTGGCGATCCCGGGGCTGCCCCCCTCGGCATCGGTGGTGATCTGGTGGGTACCGGCGCCAGTGGACTGGCTCTTCAGGGTCAGGACGTACTGGGGATCCTTCCCCGTGCCGTCGATGTTGGCCACCCGGGCCTCGACGCCATTGTCCTCCTCGTCGACGGCCTTCGCGAGGCTCGCCAGCGTGGTCTCGGCGTCGGTGGTGTGGCTGTATTCCTTGCCCTCGTGGAAGAAGGATACGGTAACGCCGTCATTGATCGCCTTGGCGTCACCCGTAGCGGCGATCCCCTTGGTCACGCCCCCGGAATCCCCCGAGCCGGGCTCGGCGGCATCCTGCCCGGATCCGCCGCCCACCCCCATAATCTGGGAATGGGCCGTGGCGCGGGCGGAGACATTCAAGGAATGGGAGCCGGGCTCCGCCTCCTTGCCGGCGCTGACCTTCACCACCTCCTGATCGGAGCTGCTGGCCTTGCGGGACTGGTAGGTCTTCGCCTCGTTCAGGGCCCGTGCCGCGTCGAGGAGGCCCTTGAGCTGGCTGTTGAGCTTCTGGAAAAGCTTCTTGTCCTGCTCGGCCTCGCCCTTATCCTGGTTCAGCCGCTTCAGCTGGCCGCTACGGGCATTGACCAGCTTATCGACGGTCTGCTTGCCGATGCCGCTCTTGATGCCCAGCTGACTGATACTACCCGTGGCGGGCATGGCTATCTCCGCTCATCCAGCAGAATGCCGGTCACCTCTTCCATGCGCTTGGCCAGCTCGCGCATCTCCTCCGGCGGAATCTCGCGCACCACCTCCCGGGTATCGGGATCCACCACCTTGACCACCAGCTCGTCCACCTCGCGGTCGATGGAGAAATTCAGGTTGAAGCGCAGCTTGTCGAGCGCCTCGTTGATGCGCTTCTGGACCTCCTTCAGGCTTTCCTCATCCAGGGAGGCCGCCTTGGGACGCTGCTCTTCCTTGCCTTCCTGACGCGAGGCGCCGGGCCCGGAATCCCCCTCGCCGCTCGGCTTCGCGGGAGCGCCGGAATGGTTTTCGCCGCCTCCCTGGGCCGGTTGAAAATTCGGCAAGAAAGGCTGCTTCGGATTGATGCCTGACGGTTCCATACCTGGTTACCCCTCCGGGCCCAGCACCCGTACCTGCCCGTCCACAACGACCATCGGGCTTCTGAACCTCGACCCTCTCGGGCCTTCCCCGCGGGGACCGCGCGGTCCCCGCGGGGAAGGCCCGGAGCATAGCTCCGGGCTCCGGATCCGCCTCAGCCGCCGAGCAGCTGCAGCGCGATCTGAGGCTGCTGGTTGGCCTGGCCCAGAATGGAGACACCCGCCTGCTGGGTGATGGAGTTCTGGGTAAGCTCGGCCGTCTCCTTGGCGATGTCGGCATCCAGGATCCGGCCCCGCGCAGCCGACAGGTTCTGCGAGGTGTTGTTGAGGTTGGCGATGGTGGATTCGAAACGGTTCTGCACCGCACCGAAGGTGGCCCGCAGGCTGTCGATCTCGTCGATGGCCTGGTCCAGCTTCTGGATGGCCTGATCGGTTTCATCCTTGTTCAGGATGTTGGCGTCACCCAGGGTGCCCTCATCGGTGGGGTCGACCGTGCCCGTATCGAAGTTGGTGAACATGTAGGCAGCGGAGTTGGTCAGCTGCGAAGCGTTGGCGGACTCGTTGCCGACATTGTTGGCGGTCTGAATCCGCAGCTCGCCCTTGCCCGCGAGCTCCAGCTTGCCGGTGTAGACGCTGGCCTGGCTGCCGGCACCGGAGCCGAAGAGCGCGCCGCTGCCACGCTCGGACACGGAGATGTTGCGGCCGTCGGAGGCCTGCAGCATGACCTCGCCGCCGGTAGTCTTCTCCGCCCGCACGCCGATCTGGTCGGACTTGGCGTTGATGGCGTCCACCACGCGGTCCTGGGTGACCTCTTCCCCGGCCACGGCGGTCATCACCTCCACGCCGTTCATGGACATAGCATAGTCCGTGCCCACGCTGGAGTTGCTGATGTTCATGGTGGTCCGGGCCTGCTCGGCCACCTTGGCTTCCACGCCGGT
This is a stretch of genomic DNA from Thiohalorhabdus sp. Cl-TMA. It encodes these proteins:
- a CDS encoding flagellin, which gives rise to MLSINSNISSLMAQNNLRESTNDLQTSYQRLSSGKRINSAKDDAAGLAISDRLTAQIRGLNQAARNANDGISLGQTGEGAMQEMSSMLQRMRELAVQSANDTNSSSDRKSLNQEFQNLSDELDRIAKTTSFNGQNILDGSAGAMSFQVGANVGETISVDLSNSVEAGNIGKLFSQEMTLRNQTGENAASITANQTAGTVMEGMNTGDLTLNGTSITAATNEGNGKSAVSAASIAEAINKQASETGVEAKVAEQARTTMNISNSSVGTDYAMSMNGVEVMTAVAGEEVTQDRVVDAINAKSDQIGVRAEKTTGGEVMLQASDGRNISVSERGSGALFGSGAGSQASVYTGKLELAGKGELRIQTANNVGNESANASQLTNSAAYMFTNFDTGTVDPTDEGTLGDANILNKDETDQAIQKLDQAIDEIDSLRATFGAVQNRFESTIANLNNTSQNLSAARGRILDADIAKETAELTQNSITQQAGVSILGQANQQPQIALQLLGG
- a CDS encoding flagellar protein FlaG; the encoded protein is MPNFQPAQGGGENHSGAPAKPSGEGDSGPGASRQEGKEEQRPKAASLDEESLKEVQKRINEALDKLRFNLNFSIDREVDELVVKVVDPDTREVVREIPPEEMRELAKRMEEVTGILLDERR
- the fliD gene encoding flagellar filament capping protein FliD, yielding MPATGSISQLGIKSGIGKQTVDKLVNARSGQLKRLNQDKGEAEQDKKLFQKLNSQLKGLLDAARALNEAKTYQSRKASSSDQEVVKVSAGKEAEPGSHSLNVSARATAHSQIMGVGGGSGQDAAEPGSGDSGGVTKGIAATGDAKAINDGVTVSFFHEGKEYSHTTDAETTLASLAKAVDEEDNGVEARVANIDGTGKDPQYVLTLKSQSTGAGTHQITTDAEGGSPGIATSGGSLFAAGDKQEQAQEGQNAQFTVDGISYTRATNEVDDALTGVTLNLQAAGEATIDVTHNTSAAGEKMQAFVDAYNKVDDFLQKNMAYDAQNQQASPLTGDATARGVERRLRSMVGQFLETEDLQTSIQTLTEVGVRIQRDGSLSLEKTDFEEKLESNPEGVRAFFVGDGRMADRLVKDLEGLTGTGTGVVPSKIDSLEDSLDRFGNEIDAERRDLQEYRERMTEKYAELDKVMASFEGKKSQLKAAQQQIANL